TCCTCCACACTCGGTATTCTTGTCCAATGGCTCCATCTCACGTGAAAGACatacttttatgtttcttcTCGTTTTTAAAACTGATGACATGGGAGCTTTTCTGCTTTTCTCGTTTATATGTATTGTCAGCTAATCGTTGATAATGAAACCAtagaaaattattcaaaattttagtgGAAAAGCAATACAAAGTTAGTACCATAgagaaatattttcaatttgaaaCTTCTGGAGTAAGcttaaaaagttcaaaatagTAAATCCAAAATGTATTCAAGTAATCGCACGGAATAAAGAATCATACAAATAGGCTAACTATATACATACAGGTAAACCTAGATGTGTTTCATTAACTTGCTTGCATACATAATGTGATCCAATGGAGAGGTAGTAACAATGGGGACAACTAGCAAATCGAAACCCCTGTTGAGAATGACTCAAAATATACTGCGGAAGTAGaaagattaaaaaaactatCATTGCCGGTAATAGCCACTCTGGTGGGGAGGAAgatgatatggagaagggacggTATAAGGAGGTTGAGGCATAGAACCTTGTTGCTGCAAAGGTGCAGGTTGCTGAGGAGGTGCATTATAGTAGGGACCCCGCCACCCCGGATATGCAGGTTGGCCGTACTCGTGGCTCGGTGGAGGCTGTTGTTGATGTTGAGTTGGTGGATATGGTGGACCTGAAGCTTGCAAGTTGTAAGGCGGTGGAGGCTGCGGCTGTGGAGCACCATAAGGTGGTGGATTTTGAGTATAACCAGGCATTGCAGGCTGATGAGGGGGTTGGTAAGTAGAAGCCGGAGGTCGAACAGCGTTGGGGATATTCGCGGGGTCTGCTGGCGGTTGGGGATTGGATCTTGGAACCTGATGAGACTGAGCAGCAGAAGGATAAGTATAGCCATTTGAACCTTTATTCTCCTGAAAACTAAGACCTGACATTTGTCTCTGCACATCATCCATCATTTCCCGGCACTGCATGTTTCTTGTCATCACAAAATCACTGCCCTGTTGCTTTACATTTGTGATCGCGTCCTGTTTAACCCATGAAAGGAGAACATCAGTTCGTCATTCTTCAGTCGAAGGGCAGAGGAATGTGAATCCcagcacacacacacacacacacccttTCTCAAACAGATGAATAATTCCATACCTGAAGTGTAACATAGAACTTCAATCCCTCGTTGATATTCTCCTTTATCTCTTGATATTTTGAAATGGCAGCTTCGATTTGCTTATAGGTTCGCTCACGAGATGCTGTAACATTGAGCGAATAAAAGTTAACTAATACTGCTGGAAATAGAAATCAACATTGGACAAAAATTAACAGCTAGAGCAACATTTCAGAGTAAGCAAATCAAATAGTTTTATTTGGGCTGAACATGGTTCATTGTTCCTTTGATATTGATTGCTGCAAATGGAAGCAGCAAGCTTCTACTCTTCCtaattcattaacaatattatCGAGGTCTTTTGTCTTCATTCCATAGCCTCCTGGTGTCCCTGGCTTCTGAAATGTATACCACAAGGAACTCCCCTCATCCAGGTAACATCAGTTTTGACTCAATACATTTCTTCACTTCTCATCTTGCTAGATAAGAATACTAAATTGGTCTTTCTGCTAATTGACATGTTGTTAGCCAGTAGTGAAAAAGTCTGGCTTGTTAGCATCTTTTGATGTAATAAAAGAATACTAAGTTGGTCTTTCGATGCGGTAAAGCTTCACtcataaatgaagaaaaacGGACTAGTGCACCAGCCAGAGCCTTCCGCATCCTGTCCTGCAATGTAATCATAAAATATGGAACAGATCTATACATGGGAGAGACAGCAATTCACCATGTTCCTGGGGAAACTAGACTTGCAAAAACAAGTGACTGCAACCAACTTCTATACAGAACTTGTTTATTAACGCCACAGGGCATCATAAAAATCAAACTTCAACATGCTTCAGGCAGTACCCCTGAAAGATAGTGCAGATACCTTTATAATCCTCAAGATTGAAAGTAGAAGCAAAGTCCACATTTTGAGCCtgcaaatgaaaaatattattagagaGCACTCGAAGATATACATAGAAATAATGAAGTCATAGTAAGTTGGTCTTTCTAGAAGTGGGATTTTTTACGTCATTCAGCCATCAATAGGGCTTTAGTTTTACCTTTTACACAGAGATTCTCAAATGTTAAGCATTGTTTATCACCCTAGGAACAGTGCACTACAAACCCCATAAGAAACACCATTGCAATCAAGTAGTAGATCATCTTTTATCTCCTTGACCCGTCCCCTTTTCGAACACAATCTCCTTAATAGCTTCGTAAGTTTTCTTTTATAAGGTAGATAATTTCATTAGTGAAACTCAATACAACAACAGGCAAAAGGGATTAAAATGTAGAAGCAAACATATCCTGCTTCCCTCGCTTAGTTCCAACCAAATATTTTCCCCACTTCTCAAAatcagaagaagaaaatatcagGAATGCAAAGGAAAATCCTAATTTCATTTATCAAGATACTACTCCAAATATCAATCCAGATACATAAAATATTGGAAGAAATGCAAAATGTGGCATTGGACTTGAATGTGCAATACGTGCAATCATAAattcacccccccccccccccccgagaATAGTCATTATATTAAAGCTTAAGGCAGATGCTTCAGCatctgaaagaaaaaaacagtaAAAAGTGAAATCCCagaaatttaaactttatattaGACCTGAATCTGCAGCAACAATTGTTCTTGTGCCTCAAGGTTCTTGGAAATTTCTTCACAAATATGATCATATTTCGTGATCTCCTTTCTGAAAAGATCCTCGTGGGAGCCAGTGGAAGTCATCAGCTTAGGAAGTATATCATCCTGTGCAATACCCCACGATATAAATGTAAAGCTGGATCCCACAAATCCTGGATCAGTGAGCAAAGAAGCAGAACAAATACGAAGAAACAAGCACCTTTCCTAAGGAAACAAAAATGTTTGACCAAGACAAGGTGCAATTCATTTTCAGTGACTAGTTGGCAATggatgatgataaaaagagCAACCATTCACCCAGTTAGGAAGTAGTGTTAACCTTATGTATTTGCTTCTTTAAGGCTAATGCTATCTTTCATGTGCAACGGAGCAATCTCTTTGACTTCCTAAGCTCCAAAAGGAAATGGAGCTGTGAGACCACATCTATAgacttgaaataaaaataagtagcTACAACCAAAGTAGGGTGATGATACACTATGATGCCCCCATAAGGACCATGCACATAGGAATTAGCAATAAGAAGAGCAATTTTACTATTTGACAATGAACAGCGAATCACTGCCAGGACAACCAAATGCAGTGTggtctttctttctttatttttggttaTTAAGCAAATTCAATGACAAGTATAAATTTACCAGTCCATAATACTTTAAGCAAACATGTATTCTGCTCAGTTTGGTGCAAGCTTATGTGATTGTACCATGATAAGTACTATCAAGTAGCAGACAAGATAAGACCTCTTATGTGTGAACTATCAAATTACCTTTGTTTCCTCTTCTTTCAAGAAATTCAAAAGATCATACCTGATTAACAATCCTATGAGCAAAAGAAGTACACACTTGATAACTATATACATAAAAGCTAAAAGTTctgaatttaaaaatatgtcCACCTCTTTAGAAttcgaattcaaaatttatactgCATAAGGTACAAGTAGTTATGTTAGCATACCTTCCTCTTCATTTCTTTCAGCATATCTTCAAGCCCTGCACGCTGAGCGCCAAGACCTTCTAATTGTCTCTGCAAATATAAGCACCAAAATATAATAGTCTGTGGAGGcggttattttaattattttttatgaaataagttTATAGAAACAGTTATTATGGGTGCAACTTAAAGAATGTTCatccaataaataaaatatcccCCAAATAGATCCAACAGAAGTCGGGAACTTTGTCTTCCACAGTCCATAAATTcaatcttctttttatttttaaccgGTAAAGGATAAGTATATTGATTAACAGCACAAGTGAGCACTGGAGAATATGCACAGTTAACATCATTGCAACTTGTATAAAGTGCTAAAAAAATCAGTCACGGCTTCAGCATCATTAAAAGAAGCTGTATTGCACCCAAAAGATGGTGTTGAGATACATTTGTATTTCACTACACAAGCAGTTCTTTTCTTCTCtcaaaaatcaaaatgtctTTTGTTCCTTGCCTTCCAGGTGGACCACCAAAGAAATTCAACCTTTTTTCATCAAACCATAACTTAGGCTTAATCAGGCTTGTTATTAAGCTTTCTTTTCTACTGTTGTTACTTATGGTGAATCTTCATGTTTCCTTCTTGAGTATTCACTAACATAGTATTCTTTTAATACACCAAAACTTGCAACATAAATTTTTGCAAGGTGTCTCTGTAGGAAAAAGGTACTTGATTATGTCTTGCAAGTAATTAGACAATTTTCAAACTGAAAGTAGCTATGCCTTTTAAAGCAAAACATTTGGTGCTGTCTACTTTCTTTTAGTAAATAGGTTACATTAACTGGTAACGTTCTTTAGTAAACATCACTATTGAAGTATTTCCAAGAGAATATTCTATAGCTACTCTAGAAACACATATTCTATAGCTGCTATAGAAACACGGCTGCAACATAACCCATGATAAAGGAAACAGCAAGAACAGTGACACACATGTAGCCTCGTTAACTAGTCTTACCAAGCTCTGTTTCAGAGCTCCCGCAATGGCATCTTCATTAGCATCCAATGACATAATTGGTCTTGCCAAGGTTGGAAGAGCAGATTCAATCTATCATAGAGAAAAGTGCCAGGTTAGATTATGCTTCTGCTAGCTACTTGGGGAGACATAAAAGTAATATCACATTGTAAGCAATGACTTTAACAATGAACTTCTTCTCCAACTGTAACATGGCATATACATACAACATACTAAAGAGCAGGCACTACAGTGTTGTGTAGTTGAAATCAAATATCTAAGAAtccaaatataattattaatgacaacatatatttttaaaaaaattgagagtAATAGAAATAACACACAAACAAAAGCAGCCTGGTGCACTAATTCCCCCCTATGTGCAGGTCCCGAGAATGGCAGTATACATGTCAAAAAAATCACTAAGCTCTCCCAGATCCCAATGTCACAAGTTGTCGAAAAGATCTTATTTTGATAGCTCATAATGTGACGACTATCCTAAGAATACCCACTAATATTATGTCTATTTAGAGATCCCACAGTGTAGAACGTCAGAATTCTTATCTACTTGTCTTGATGAGTGAAATTCGTGACGAAGCTAAATACACATTACATGGCTAGTTATCTAAAATAAGGTTTCACAAAGAATATGAATGCTCAGTAAATACATACTGGACGGCTGTCAAGGATCGACATTAGTGCTGCGTGATCCCTCACTGATCGTTCAATCCTGGTATCACTTTCTGCAGCTTGCTTCAAGTTACCTGCAAACCTGTTTAACCTATCCAGCAGGTTCTTTGTAAGAGTACTAGATTGAGGTCTTGTCCATCGTGTTCCAAATTGACTTCTAAATTGAGCATCTTCTGTTGCTTCTTTTTGCAAAAGCTCCTCAGTTTGGATCAGTAATTCCTGGTTCACCCTCTTCAGATCATTGAGCTGCTGTAGCTCAGCTTCTAAACCAGCTGGACCACCACAAATTTGAACTGCATCTACATCTTCTTTTAAGGCCACGGGTAGAGTTAAGTTTCCCTCCAATGCAAGAATAGAATCAGGCAAGTCCATTTCCTTTAGCTTTACTCGAGCTAGCTCACTTCCCTGTTGCAATCTCTCAGCTTGAGCCCGAATGACGTCATCAACCATTTCGGTGTACCTGGACAGAGCTTTAGCACTGTTATCAGGAACAAGACTAGCAAACATCTTCTCCTTGCTTGCGTCCAGAACATCATTCATTGGCATAGGTTTGACCATCGCAAATGCTGGAAGAGGAGGCAAAGAACTGGCTTGTGGAACTCTCATGAGGTATACTCTATCATTCTCCTTCACAGCTCTCGCCaagttttgatttaaattaGTGTCTAGCTTATTAATTGCATCCAAGAGCTGCTGTGCTGCTCCTTTGGAAGAACTTTTTTTGGCCTCCGATAATGCACTTATCCCACTCTTCAACCTCGCAATTTCCTCTGCAATTTCTTCTTTCTCATGGAGCTCCATACCGCACCTATAGCAGGCCTCAGCATAAAACAAGGCAGCCTTTAGCTGAACATGAGCCAGCCAACCCTTGTCAAAGTGGTAGGTTAAAGGTGCAACATTTAATGCTGCCAAGGCTTCCTCATAATAAATCCCTACCTGTAACCATATGTGCAAACTCATTTTAAAACTGAATGTTGCATTTCTTAATACAAAGAGAAACTTCATTatcttacataaaaaataacagACCAGCCAGAAATGTCATAGCCTGCCTACATGATATCAcgaatgattttttaattataattaaataccAGGAAATGTATTACTGAACCCTATGAAAGAGAGGTGTTTGTTATCTACcatacaattaaataaaaagttaactTGACTAAACTACAGAGAATATACAGTGGCAAAAGCTGAAACAATTAAGGTACTATAACCAATAGACAACCTGTCTTGAAATCTTTGCACAGACTCCAGGTGTGCTTCCCTTGGCAATAGTATTCTCAAAAACACACTCCTGAGCCTGCGCTAGCATGAGTCTTTCCAACATCCCAGCACATTCCACTGACATGTCAACCGTGGTGGAGGTACTCATCGATGCCTTCATTGCCACATTGTCTCTCAGGAAGGCAAATGCCCCAGCTGCAGCAATGAAGGAATGTGATGCCTGCCTTCGCCCCTCCACTGCAGATCGATCCATACTCAATCCCATCTGACTGTGCACTGCCCCTAGATTAAACAAAACTGCAGCTTTCTCTGTGGCAAAATAAAGgctatataaataatataacaagATTAAGGTCATCATATTATATAGGGAGGGTACAAGTTTGATTTTTAACAACTATTTATGTATTGGCACAAAACTAATTATTCAATACCTTTGCCCTGTTTGGTTTTGAAGCTCCTACTTATTCTATCACTGTTTTCTGTTAAACGAGATTTTGAGATTAAATCTAATGGTCAGTTACTCCTCGAAAAAGATTAACTTTTTCAACTGACCATATAGTTTCAATGCACTGATTGATTATAGTCACCTACCTAATACCAGCTTTTCTAAACAGTCATTCATTTTCCAGATCCCAAAACCACACAGGAACACCCTCCAAATGATGCATTGCACTGCTTTTTATCTATTCTCTTCTGCATCAGTCGATTAAAATCTTAATCTTGTTGAAATTTTTACATATCTGGAGCAAATTCGGACGGTATTCCAAAATCCGAACTCCACGATACTTTATGCATTTGGTAAAGAAAATTAGACCAATGTATGTTAGTAGCTCAATCAAAATCAAGTGCAAAGCAATTGTAAGTTGTACTTCATGTATCACCTATTGTACGCATAATTTCAAGTCCAATcaaataaagaagttgaattcAATACCTAGATGAATGTTCTGCTGCACAGCTTTCTGCTTGATCTTGAAAGTATCGTACCAAGTAAAATAAACGGAATTGATATGATCCTTATCAGGCGATATAGGGAAGCGAGATTCAACAGCGCAGAGGGCTTTATAGTAATTTTGCAACATGTCACGGCGAGCAGGTAGCGAATCGCCGGGAACACGTTCGATTTCGGAACGGTACTGTTTGATAGTTTGGAGATCATCTTCGAGGTTTTGAGCTTCGCGTTCGGAGTAGTTGAAAACGATGTAGTTTCGTAATGGACGATAGAGATCGAGTGATACGGTTTTCTTCTCGAAGATCGCCAGCATGACGTTGGTCGACGACGACGACGGTGACGCCATGGTTTCCGGTGAACCTTTTGTAGTAGTGATGATTTGCAACGAATATGTTTTCCGGTGAACCTTCTGTATTTGTTTTATGATGAAGAAAATGAGAGTTTCGGCGAAAAATCCCAAGCGTGTAATTTTGGTCcgtattatttctttaaattatattttgtcttAAAAACACATCTTCTTAGCTAATTAATTGCATTTAAATATGCTATCAATTTATAAACGAgcgaaatataaatttaaatttttgttaaatttatgagccattttattaaatgtttcaTACTCTTATAAGAGTTTGTGATTACTTGATATGTCAAGTGGCAAATCGACATGTATCTAGTTTAGTTGTTCAGGAAAATTATCTAGTCTAGTTGTTCAGGAAAAGAGTATTTTTAAGGttgttaattaattgaatttaaatatgCTATCAATTTATAAACGAgcgaaatatatatttaaatttttgttaaatttatgagccattttattaaatgtttcaTACTCTTACAAGAGATTGTGACTACTTAATATGTCACATGGCAAATCGACATGTATCTAGTCTAATTGTTCAGGAAAAAGAGTATTTTTAAGGGATGAAACTTATAATTTATGTCAAGTTCAAGAGTGGGATTAAGGGCTCGTTTGATACGAGAAAGAATTAATTTGGGTATCAATTTCACCACAAGTTTATCTCATATTTGATTAAGATAAATTTACATATTGtactgttatttttatttcacattAAGGATgagataataattttgaaataattaatcttaaaataatttatttcgcAACTAAACAAGCACTAAATATACTAATTCGAGTTGTATCTAGCTTTAATTAtcgttttttttctctttcgtTATTTTCAATGACtatattatattcataagaTGTACATTAACTTTTTCCtaaaacttcattttcatttgtaGAATTACATCatcaatattattgttatgGTAAGCTCTCCATAATTTGTATCATGCTTGTTAGTATGTTTCTTTTAGGTATAAAAGTAAACccattaaacattatatttaggttattttacatttttatgtaAGAGagtatcaaataattaatattctcactatttatttgttttactttattttttaatatttctcttaaaaataaaaatatttaaacacattaaatataatatttagcttattttacattttttatgtaagagagtatgaaataattaatattctctttatttatttgttttactttatttttttaacatttctttcaaaaaaaaaaaactttaacacacattaaatataatatttaggttATTTTACATGTTTATGTAAGAGAagtatgaaataattaatattcacactgtttatttgttttactttattttttaacatttctttttaaaaaaaaactttattctATTTTGTGTGACAAATTCTATATTTCAACTTTTCAAGTCTGACATATTTGAACACCACAAGATAAAAAGAGATGTcactatatttatatttttacatatttttaatttaaaatattttttttttcaattttaaaaaataaaaaaaattatgcttttttttgccctttttctatatatataccACCTATTCcttcattttctctttctcttagaCAATTTGGGCATCTCATATCAACGAGTCAAAGCTCTTCTCCCTTTTCAACAAATCTTctcatttttctccttttctggTTCCTCAGGTATCTTGATCTGCAAACTCGAGCTACTTTAATATCCATTAGCCTTTTTCATGTTGTTATATACTCTTTTTGGTGAattttatgtgatgttactaGCATTT
This DNA window, taken from Solanum lycopersicum chromosome 5, SLM_r2.1, encodes the following:
- the LOC101261621 gene encoding vacuolar-sorting protein BRO1 is translated as MASPSSSSTNVMLAIFEKKTVSLDLYRPLRNYIVFNYSEREAQNLEDDLQTIKQYRSEIERVPGDSLPARRDMLQNYYKALCAVESRFPISPDKDHINSVYFTWYDTFKIKQKAVQQNIHLEKAAVLFNLGAVHSQMGLSMDRSAVEGRRQASHSFIAAAGAFAFLRDNVAMKASMSTSTTVDMSVECAGMLERLMLAQAQECVFENTIAKGSTPGVCAKISRQVGIYYEEALAALNVAPLTYHFDKGWLAHVQLKAALFYAEACYRCGMELHEKEEIAEEIARLKSGISALSEAKKSSSKGAAQQLLDAINKLDTNLNQNLARAVKENDRVYLMRVPQASSLPPLPAFAMVKPMPMNDVLDASKEKMFASLVPDNSAKALSRYTEMVDDVIRAQAERLQQGSELARVKLKEMDLPDSILALEGNLTLPVALKEDVDAVQICGGPAGLEAELQQLNDLKRVNQELLIQTEELLQKEATEDAQFRSQFGTRWTRPQSSTLTKNLLDRLNRFAGNLKQAAESDTRIERSVRDHAALMSILDSRPIESALPTLARPIMSLDANEDAIAGALKQSLRQLEGLGAQRAGLEDMLKEMKRKDDILPKLMTSTGSHEDLFRKEITKYDHICEEISKNLEAQEQLLLQIQAQNVDFASTFNLEDYKASRERTYKQIEAAISKYQEIKENINEGLKFYVTLQDAITNVKQQGSDFVMTRNMQCREMMDDVQRQMSGLSFQENKGSNGYTYPSAAQSHQVPRSNPQPPADPANIPNAVRPPASTYQPPHQPAMPGYTQNPPPYGAPQPQPPPPYNLQASGPPYPPTQHQQQPPPSHEYGQPAYPGWRGPYYNAPPQQPAPLQQQGSMPQPPYTVPSPYHLPPHQSGYYRQ